A stretch of DNA from Papio anubis isolate 15944 chromosome 4, Panubis1.0, whole genome shotgun sequence:
AGTCACTGAGGTGTAATTCCCTCAGAGGAAAGACGCAAAGGCCCCACTCCAGCTAGCACACCTGTGTCTCCTTCCTGAGGAAGAGCTGAGCAGAGGCAGCTGAACTGTTTCCCCAGGTGAACTCAAGGTACACTGTTTCCACAAGCTGTTCCTTAAAAAAAGGTAACAGTAGCAAAGGCTTCATGTAATATAGCCCCTCCTACAAGTTCCCTGTATTGGCGCATAGGGGCTGAGAAGTTCCTGCTTTACAGAGATCTGGCTAGTTTTGTTCAGCACATTTCCCTAAGAGTGAGCTGCAGAAATACCTCTTCACGTTCCGTAGAGTGGGTGTTCCAAGTAACTAACACACCTTCTAGGCTTCCACTTGAAACCTAGTGAGAGTGCTGTGAGCATGAAGTGGACATGACTCTAATTGTCCCCTTCCCGCCCTACCACAGTCCTGTGCACCCTACAAGGCAATGCTAGAGCACCCCAGACAGCACTGGGAACTAATCTGGGCCACAAGGCATAGGCTGCGGGAGCAGAAGGGGGACTTGGGGATCTGTGCTGCTGCTGGTCAGAGTGACTAGGGTGTGCTGGTTTGTGTCCTGTAGGTGAAAGCTGGCCTGGGAGTCAACGTTATTGGATTGGTGATAGTAATGGTAGCCATCAACACCTGGGGAGTTAGCCTCTTCCACCTGGACACTTACCCAGTATGGGCGAGGGTCAGCAACATCACTGATCAAGCCTAATGCAAGTACACAAACTGGCCCAACCACAGGAGCTGCCAGTACCCAGCAGAATCTGGACCACAGGCAAAGAAAACCACTAGGACCACCAGGAGCACACAACCCCAGACCCACGCCGGAGGGCATCCCTCCAACAGAAGATTCCACCACCTCAAGCGAACTGCAGGAATCCTCCAACAACCACAAACACATGCTTAGCTGTTAGTGTCTTCTTCTCGCCCTCAGCACCACAGCTCAAGAAAACCTAAAGTTTCAATACAACCATAggctcacagaaaaagaaaataaaaattaagttaaaaaaagaagacaaagaaaacctAAAATTGTATCTAGTGTTTGTAATCCATTCATTctgaagacaggaaaagaaggCCTGTCTTACTTGCCTTCAGAGGCTAAGCCATGCAAACTCACTaggttttatgttatttttaatacctTCTTAGGGGTGGAAGATACCCAAGCCATCCTACCGAGGCAGAGTGAAACCAGTGACATCTTTTTTGGGGGAAACCTCACCCAGAACTTGAAACCTAATTGTCAGctcctttctcttgctctttttttttttttttttttttgagatggagtcttgttctgttgcccaagctggagtgcagtgacacgatctcagctcactgcaacctccacctcccaggttcaagcgattcttctgtctcagcctcctgagtagctgggattacaggcacgtgctaccatgcccagctagttttttgtatttttagtagagatggggtttcaccatgttggccaggctggtctccaactcctgacctcaggtgatccacctgactcagcctcccaaagtgttaggattacaggcatgagccaccatgcccggccatcagCTCCTTTCTCTTAAGTGCTTCTATCCTAAGTTCCCTCCACAAGAAGGCATTCTTAGTAGGTCTTCTTCATGGCAATCAGTACTCTTTCATCACTACTTTGATTCCCTGTTAAGCATCTCTCTTCAATGGCTACCCTTTACCTTGGCACCAAATTCCCGTAAAGATATAGTGTTCCCTTTCAGAAAAAGGCTGGTGTTGTTCTGTTAGTCAAAGGAAAGGGaagtcggccgggtgcggtggaggcagaggctgcagtgagctgagatcgcaccattgcactccagcctgggcgacagagcgaggctccgtctcaaaaaaaaaaaaaaaggaaagagaagtcaaGAAAGAAGATACATTGAGATTAACATCTCTCTCTCCACCTGTCACTAACCACAAATCTATTGCCTTGGTTAAGTTTTGGGAGGGAGGGAAAACTTTCCTACCAGTCTTATAAGGGACACCAAAACTATAATTAAGATCACAGCACTATTATTATATTACACTGGCTTGCTTCTGGATATAATAAGTAGTTTGTTCCTGAGAAAACAAAGTACTAAGTAGTAGCCAATGGTCCAAACACATCTGTCACTTCCTACACATCCCTACATGAGCCCCTTGAGGGAGAAGAGCTGTCTATGCCTCTTGAAATCCCCCAGCAACTTCTACAATGTACTAAgctgtaagtgctcaataaacgtGTCCCATGAGAAAAAAGCTGTCTGGAAATCAAGGCTTCTTTCTCCTCCTGAAGATCATGCCATTTTCTCCATGATAGATATCCTTGATACATGACTGGCTATAGCTCTCAATCCCTCTAGTTTGTTGGcattacagatttttttatttctaccatCAGTTGCTTGCTAAATATGTCTTAGGGGAAAGGGAGTCCCCTACAATTACTGCACTGTTTTAAGTGATTTTAAGTTACTATTGATAGCACGTGCAGTTTTCCCATAATAATTTATCTATAAAATCACTCCCTTAATTGATCAAGCATCCGTGAGTTGTAAAGTTTATTTTGGAGCAAAAGAAACAACCTCACACATCTGCTCCAACCACAGAATGTGACTGACCAGGGTTAACAGGAACATTAGTGCTTCTGCCCTGTGAGTTAGACCAAAATTATTTGTCCAATGTAATAGTTAAGACCTCACAAGCCCAAATGAAATACCAATGTTAGGTAAGCTACAGCTGATTTGATCCAGCCAACATCTCTAAAGTCATTtgctttaaattttcaaaagagtCAGGGTGTTAATCTTATTATCAGAAGAGCCAAACATCACATTTATCACTCATCACAGAATGCAGATCCTTTGCCCTTAAGTCAGACAGGAGGACAAAGGTGTAGATAATCAGTAAGATTCTGGGAGTataagtaaaaagagaaagaaaagttgatTTAGAATTAAGTGGACTTAGAATTACTGGCCAGTATTCAACTATGTGAGAACCTGACTCACTCCTGAAGGGAAAGCTGTGCCAGCAACTGCTGCCAGGTGCTCCGAGTAATGAATGCATTCAACTAGCCAATTTAGAAAGAGCGTTTATTTCAGTCTGGTCTACTAACTGCTCTCTGTTCTTTCCCAGAACTGGAGATTCAAGCCAAGCAAGGTTGCCCATTCCAGTGACAGGAAATGGCAGATATGATTAATAACTCCTTGTCATCTAAATCACTCCACTGTTGGATAACTTCTAGCCCTCCTTAATAGTCTTGTGTCTCttgcaaatataatttaattttaccttCTAATATTTTGTGGATGATGAAACTGTGAGCCCAAGTCACTAAGTATAGTTGCATCTTATTGTTACGTCAATTCTTTATCAAATTTGCTTACAGTTGCCTTTGAAGTTCCATTAAGTCAGACATAAAGTACATGGTACACAATCTTTCacattaatatttacatatcaCAGACACTCATGTACcatcttttaataaataaaaagcagctaGTTTTCCTTCCAACATCAGAACAAATCTGTTTGTTCAGCTATACAATAAATGAGGTAGTTGGCTTCACATTTGGGGTCCGCGGTATTTGAAAAAGTCTCTAAACACTAGAATCACTCTCAGGACAGCAAGAAACTCAAAACCATGAGAACACAAAGGGAACCGAGACCACCTGAGTACACAGGTAGCTCAGTGGGGCTGTCCTCACTGAACGAACACTGAACACAACTGCATGTACTATTTACGTGGCACCTTTTTTGGTCCCAGTCCTGTACAATTGTGTAAGATGATGCAACAGCACTGTACCTTTCATAAGATCCTCCCACTGAGGCTGTGATTCAGGCAGGCCCAGGACCCAGGGTTTGCAGCGTCCCACTCTGGGAATTTCCAGAAGGTCTCGCTGTTctcagttcatttttctttccctgtgcCTTGCAAAACATGCCATATGTTAGGTCTTCAATGCTTGACTAAATACACTGCAACCAGATTTGGGAAAGGTATAAACTGAACACTTGAAAATCTAAGTGTCACAAACTCCCTATTAAGACCAGGCaagatctcaaaatattttcccttCACCACCCTATTCCTTTCCATAAGGCAAAGCCCTAATAGtcaatagggaaaaaaagaactcaCTCATCTGTAAGGAATTGAAATGCTACATGCAAAACCCAAGACTGGAAGTTTAAGAAAAGCCTCATTTGCTTCCAGTACAGTATATAACGTTCCTTCAGGAGGAGTAACTCAGAAAGGCATTAAAAATGTGGGAGACCtcagcagaaaaacaaacaccagcATAGTATCTAGGGAGTGAACGGCTTAgtggaaatgaaaacattacacatgtgtacatatgctCTATGAGGCAACGTGTATAGACAACTAGAAAAACCACACAGCCTACTTTTCTCTACAGTCACACAAACTCATTGGGTAAATGagttagaaaagaagaactaAAATTGCTCCTTTAAATCAGAATCAGGTAACtgcttaaatacataaaataccaAATCAGAAGAAAGGTCTAAAGATATAATTTTGGTAACTTCAAAAAATTCCGCCTCTTTTGACAATTTTAaataaggttgttttttttttcttgctttgtttttgttttgtttgggaggATTACAGTTTAGGGATAAGCTTTTCAAGTTCACTGTATTTATTAAGTTTCCAGCACCAATCCTTAAGTCTTGTATTTCACATGTCAGAGTGATCTGCACTAGTATTTTGAGCAACTCTCATTTTATGATCAGATGTGGCAGAAGTTTTCCTACCCATATTAGTAggagttttcaaacattttttaaaggaaaaaaaaaaggcatatctTGTGGTGCTTCTTCCCACCGCTCCATTGATTTGTGTGGCAAGGGTTCCCACAAAATTCCCAGGGAAGGGGTAACTTTCAGTGTCACAAACCCCATTCACAGCAAGGATTTTCAACTACACCCTAAAACCATGATGGTTCTGGGTTCCTCCAACATATAGCTCAGTGAAGATCATCTTGCCTGAGAACTCTGAGGTCCTTTTCATTGCTGCCAAGAACATAAAACTAGGAGAGGGCATCTGAATGGTGAATGCGAAGTCAGCCTGCACTGTGTAGCAGTACACATGATGAAGCTGAACTTAAGAACTGATCTGCTGGATGGATCCCACTGGTAGAAATGATCTCCTTGGCAAGGTTAAGTGTCAGCCCTAAGGGAAGCCCTAAGTCCAAATGAGCCTTGTTTATAAGGTATAATACAAAGAGACCTAACTTCTAATAGCTAAGTGACCTCCCATCCCAAAGCAGCCACTCTGGGAGACCACATACACCATAGCAATGCTATCATGGTTGGTAACAAGGAATCTCTCTTTGGAAACAGCTTTCTAAGCTTCTAGCATTTTTAATACCCACAAGGTAAACCTTCATCCTTTGGGGCTCTAGTTCATTGCACTAACAATTCAAGATCAAATCTTGTGAGCCAGATGGTATGATCCAGGTGGATACTGTAAATTTTCATCAGTATCAAAAACAGTGACTACAGAAATAATGACAAATTTTTTGTGTGGTTCATAAGCTGATTCCAAAAGTGACTGCAGAACTAGCCAAAAAGCAACAAGTTTGTACTAATAGCTACTATTTATTAGATAGTCTGCAAAGCACTGTGCAacattacatacattatctcaataatttttttatgaaaACCCCATGAGGTGGATATTTACGTCCACATCTACAGATAATGCAAGAGTTTCTGAAAGAATAAGCTACAAACCCCtctgacacacaatttacctattaaatgaacctaaaagtttaaaaaagctgggcgcagcggctcatgcatgtaatcccagcactttgggaggctgaagtgggcagatcacttgaggccaggagttcgagaccagtttggccaacatggtgaaacctcgtcgttactaaaaatacaaaaattagccaggtgtggtggcaggcacctgtaatcccagctacttgggaggctgcccgagaatcacttgaacccaggaagaaggggatgcagtgagctgagactgccactgcactccagcctgggcagcagagtgacattctgtcttgaaaaaaaaaaaaaagaaaagaataagccACTTGCCCATGATCACGCTGCTAAGAAAAGTCAAACCATAATTTAATCCTAATCTGTCTCACACACAAAGACAACCTTGACAGGAATAAAACTTACTTCCATGTAGGAGAGATGCAACTCGTCAAAGAGAAGCAGAATCACTTTATCACATACAGAATCAGTGTCATTACTGTCTGAAAAAAGATGCTCTGCACAATTCTGCCAATGTATTGATTCTGAACCTGCCATGTCTTCAAAAATGGCATTATTAGTGAAGCTGCTCAACAAGCCCTCTGAAACAAAACAGCTAATGAAATGGGTATTTATATTTAGTCTAAACTATACTTTTAGGACTTTATCTTATAGCTCTATCCTGAATCGATATGTTTAATAACATTAGGAATGAGGTTATCATTGTAACAGCAAAAGAACAACCTAAGCATTCACCAGTAGCAGATTAAATCAATTATGTTGTATCTATTCAAAAAAATATTAGGCagtcaaaaaaagaatgaggttccTTGCTACTTACTTGCTGATATAGAAtgatctccattaaaaaaaaagaagcgaGGGTCAGACCTCTGTGTATAGTTACTATTTGTGTTACACATGTTTGTTTAGGCACAGACTCTTTCTCAAAAGTATAAGGCAAAGTGGTAACAGTAACTTGTCAAAGAGGAGCCAGGAGCCAGAGAACAGGGGTGGGAAAGGCCCTTTACGTGAAATTACTTTTGTATCTTGTCCTATGGGAAAAgttaattattcaatttttttaaaatttaaaaacaatacaagCTGATTATACATTTGACAAATACAGGGAATTTCTGACTGCAGGAAAAAACAAAGCATCAACTACAAAGAGAAGCAGAAATTCTTCTTGAGCTGCTGATTTTACTATACATTTGGGCtacattttttcttaagagaATCACTACAAAGTAATAGTACAAATAccttttttaatgtgaaaaggtataaaatctcctttaaaaacttttcacTTATCCATCACATAACATCaaatgtacctgtaatcccaagtatgATTCTTCTGAGAAGGAAAAGTCAGATCAAATACATCATTAAGGAAAAACATGCACACTAAATAGACTACGAACTCTACTGGGACAAAGaccattattttgcatattttttcattCCCCAATTCCTGACAGGATTCTCAGAATCATTTCTTAGTTAATGAACAGCAAATTGACTCATTGGTTAAATTAGCAACTACAGAGCTGCCTAACAGcagtacaaaataaatgaataattcacCAAAAACTAGCTctagatattaattttaattactttgtaGCAACATAATTTAgtaccaaatgtttaaaaagtaccCATTATAATTGCTAAACTGTGAAGTCACTATTATTTGTATCTGACCAGCTATACAAAACTCATCCGTTTTTCTCTTGACAAAAGGTAGTAAAAATCGCAAACAATAAAGAAGACGCTACTCATTAAAAGTCATGTTTACTAATCTAGCACCATAATTCCAGTCTTAGAACCTCCCATGCAGTTGGAAAGGGAATATGGGAAGAGGTGAGTATGTTGGAAATGTAGGGTAGTTCTCAAATTGGGGCCCCATTTTGCTTGCTCTAAAGCAAAAAACACAGGGTCTAGCAAAGAAGAGAAGTGCTGAGGCTGGAGTCGAAAACAAAAGCTTTTGGTTCAGATGGTAAAGGAGGCCCTCAAGAGCGGTAGAATCAGTGTATCTCGAAGGCAGTGCTGGAGGCAGTCTCATGCACTAGGGGGTTTCTTCTTGGCATCCaagtcctttttaatttcttcaagttttttagccaggtttggtatctttaaagagaaaaaagattattataattttgcaTCTACCTAATCAATATTCTTGTACTTCTTTTCCTCCAAAGATAAATGGTTTTACAAGCTTTTATCTTCCTCTGAAAGAGATCTCCTAAACAGtggttctttttgctttcttttttgagatagggtctctgtcactcaggctggagcgcaatgttGCAAACATAGGTCACTGCAGGATtgacctccagagctcaagcgatccttcccgCCCCAGTCCcgcaagtagttgggaccacggacatgccaccacgcctggctaatttttgtattttttgtaaagatgggcttttgccacattgcccaggctggtctcaaactcctgagctcaagcaatctgcccacctcggcctcccaaagtgctaggattacaggcgtgagccactaaaCCTGGCCAATAGTGGTATTTCTTAGCCTCATAACTGCATAGAAAGATATCAGAAGTTGTCAGATAAGTATGCTCCTCTCTGAAAGCCACTTCTACTTTTGTATACCCACTTCCACTCGATCTGGTGCCAAGTAAAGGTTGTGCGTATAAACAATAAATGTGACATAATATAGCCTTTGCCTAGAAAACTATATGACTCAAACGAAGGTTGACAAAGGAATTCCCTTTGTCATACAAAAAGCTTTACAACAAAACAAATCAATATCATGTTTCCCTTGCTTGTCTTTTTCAAACACCTGTCCAGAATCCCCATTCGTAGGCTGCTGCACCACCTGGTTTTCAACATCGCCATGTATAAAGGGAGGTTAATACAACTTCACAAAACTCTGTCCTCAAATGTGCTACCCTTAGAATTTTGAAGATGGAATACAGATCTATATTTTTCAGTCCGCCTACCCAGATGCATCTCCAAAATTCTAAGTCATCTCTACTACTGTGTAGTGGGGCTGAAAATATTATCCAATTAATCTTTAAATTCTCACTTATCACATGATTTCCCTAAGAATTTTAAGAGCCCAACTTAATATTACTCTGAGCTAACAAGCCACAGCTAAGGATCTTCATGAGCCCAGCTGAACTGAAGGGATTTTTCCCTCTTGTGGTGATACGGAAGAGGACAGATGTTTCATGAGCTGTATTACTTTTTCAAACAATGGCAAACCATTCTACAATATTCAGGAGTTTGCCTCAGCCCTATGGACCTCATTTATGCTGGAAGTCACACCTTACCTCAAGCAAAGAAAAGTCACTCTAAAACAGTCACATGGAATCAAGGTAGTCATGGATATGGCCACTTACGTCATAGTTCTGAGCCAGATACATTCCAACCACGTTGCCCAATGTAAATCCAAGCTGAAAAAATAGAATAGTAAGAGTTACAGTGCATACCGAGTCCTGTGCCAGTATGATTCCAAATTAAAATACGAAGA
This window harbors:
- the STMP1 gene encoding short transmembrane mitochondrial protein 1; this translates as MLQFLLGFTLGNVVGMYLAQNYDIPNLAKKLEEIKKDLDAKKKPPSA